A portion of the Pseudomonas koreensis genome contains these proteins:
- a CDS encoding chemotaxis protein CheA, translating to MSFGADEEILQDFLVEAGEILEQLSEQLVELESRPDDADLLNAIFRGFHTVKGGAGFLQLNELVECCHIAENVFDILRKGERRVDAELMDVVLEALDAVNSMFSEVRERAPITAATPELLAALARLAEPQSADEAVAAPVEVVEEPVAESASEDITDNEFEQLLDSLNAVKAQAEAPTAVVAPAPVADTAASDEITDAEFESLLDQLHGKGQFAVDAVAPAPAAAAPAAPAAGDSSDITDDEFEALLDQLHGKGNFAVDALESAIASAPAAPAAPAAAAAGSDLISDHEFESLLDQLHGKGKFDASAATAGSASSVATPAAKTPAAAAAPKPAAKPEPKAEAPKPAAAAAPAPARAPATPPPEKPASEAETTVRVDTARLDEIMNMVGELVLVRNRLVRLGLNSGDEAMSKAVSNLDVVTADLQTAVMKTRMQPIKKVFGRFPRLVRDLARQLKKEINLELVGEETDLDKNLVEALADPLVHLVRNAVDHGIESPEEREASGKARGGRVVLAAEQEGDHILLSISDDGKGMDPNVLRSIAVKRGVMDKDAADRLSDTECYNLIFAPGFSTKTEISDVSGRGVGMDVVKTKISQLNGSINIYSTKGQGSKIVIKVPLTLAIMPTLMVMLGNQAFAFPLVNVNEIFHLDLSTTNVVDGQEVVIVRDKALPLFYLKRWLVSSAAHEEQREGHVVILSVGTQRIGFVVDQLVGQEEVVIKPLGKMLQGTPGMSGATITGDGRIALILDVPSMLKRYATKRI from the coding sequence ATGAGCTTCGGCGCCGATGAAGAGATCCTTCAGGATTTCCTGGTTGAGGCCGGCGAGATTCTTGAGCAACTGTCCGAACAACTGGTCGAGCTGGAAAGCCGCCCGGATGATGCAGATCTGCTCAATGCAATTTTTCGCGGTTTCCACACTGTAAAAGGGGGCGCCGGCTTCCTTCAGCTCAATGAGCTGGTGGAGTGCTGTCACATCGCCGAAAACGTGTTCGACATCCTCCGTAAGGGTGAGCGTCGCGTTGATGCAGAACTGATGGACGTGGTGCTGGAAGCACTGGACGCGGTGAACAGCATGTTCAGCGAAGTCCGCGAGCGTGCACCGATCACCGCCGCCACGCCGGAACTGCTGGCCGCGCTGGCGCGTCTGGCCGAGCCGCAATCGGCTGATGAAGCGGTTGCTGCACCGGTAGAAGTGGTGGAAGAGCCGGTCGCCGAAAGCGCATCGGAAGACATCACCGATAACGAATTCGAACAACTGCTGGACTCGCTGAATGCCGTCAAGGCACAAGCCGAGGCCCCGACTGCTGTTGTGGCGCCCGCGCCGGTTGCCGACACGGCCGCCAGCGATGAAATCACCGACGCCGAGTTTGAGTCGCTGCTCGATCAACTGCATGGCAAAGGCCAGTTTGCTGTCGATGCGGTCGCTCCGGCGCCAGCAGCAGCGGCTCCGGCCGCGCCTGCTGCGGGGGACAGCTCGGACATCACCGACGACGAATTCGAAGCCTTGCTCGATCAGTTGCACGGCAAGGGCAACTTCGCCGTTGACGCGCTGGAATCGGCGATCGCTTCGGCGCCGGCAGCACCTGCTGCACCGGCTGCCGCTGCGGCCGGCAGCGACCTGATCAGTGATCACGAATTCGAATCGCTGCTCGACCAATTGCACGGCAAAGGCAAGTTTGACGCCAGCGCTGCGACTGCCGGCTCCGCGTCGAGCGTCGCCACGCCAGCAGCGAAAACTCCGGCCGCCGCTGCTGCGCCGAAACCTGCGGCCAAGCCTGAACCGAAAGCCGAGGCGCCGAAACCGGCCGCCGCTGCTGCACCGGCTCCGGCCCGTGCTCCTGCGACACCGCCGCCGGAAAAACCGGCCAGCGAAGCGGAAACCACCGTGCGCGTCGATACCGCGCGTCTCGACGAAATCATGAACATGGTTGGCGAGCTGGTACTGGTGCGTAACCGTCTGGTGCGCCTGGGTCTCAACAGCGGCGACGAAGCCATGTCCAAGGCCGTGTCGAACCTCGACGTGGTCACCGCTGACCTGCAGACCGCCGTGATGAAGACGCGGATGCAGCCGATCAAGAAGGTCTTCGGGCGCTTCCCGCGTCTGGTTCGCGACCTTGCGCGGCAGCTGAAGAAAGAGATCAACCTGGAACTGGTGGGTGAAGAAACCGACCTCGACAAAAACCTTGTCGAGGCCCTGGCCGACCCGCTGGTCCACTTGGTGCGCAACGCCGTCGACCACGGCATCGAGTCGCCGGAAGAACGCGAAGCATCGGGCAAGGCCCGTGGCGGTCGCGTAGTGCTGGCGGCCGAGCAGGAAGGCGATCACATCCTGCTGTCGATCTCCGACGACGGCAAAGGCATGGACCCGAACGTCCTGCGTTCGATCGCGGTAAAACGCGGTGTGATGGACAAGGACGCGGCCGATCGCCTGAGCGATACCGAGTGCTACAACCTGATCTTCGCCCCGGGTTTCTCGACCAAGACCGAGATCTCCGACGTGTCCGGCCGTGGTGTCGGCATGGACGTGGTGAAGACCAAGATTTCCCAGCTCAACGGTTCGATCAACATCTACTCGACCAAGGGCCAGGGTTCGAAGATCGTCATCAAAGTGCCGCTGACCCTCGCGATCATGCCGACCCTGATGGTGATGCTCGGCAATCAGGCGTTCGCGTTCCCGCTGGTCAACGTCAACGAAATCTTCCACCTCGACCTGTCGACCACCAATGTCGTCGACGGTCAGGAAGTGGTGATCGTGCGCGACAAGGCGCTGCCATTGTTCTACCTCAAGCGCTGGCTGGTCAGCTCCGCCGCTCACGAAGAGCAGCGCGAAGGCCATGTGGTGATTCTTTCGGTGGGCACCCAGCGGATCGGCTTCGTCGTCGATCAATTGGTCGGCCAGGAAGAAGTGGTCATCAAGCCATTGGGCAAAATGCTCCAGGGCACTCCGGGCATGTCCGGCGCCACCATCACCGGTGACGGCCGCATTGCGCTGATTCTCGATGTTCCAAGCATGCTCAAGCGTTACGCCACAAAGCGTATTTGA
- the fliA gene encoding RNA polymerase sigma factor FliA: MTASGMNLYKKSARDAQYELIERYAPLVKRIAYHLLARLPASVQVEDLIQAGMIGLLEVSTKYDASKGASFETYAGIRIRGAMLDEVRKGDWAPRSVHRNTRMVSDAIRSIEAKTGRDAKDHEVAAELQLSLDDYYGILNDTLGSRLFSFDDLLQDGEHEGLHEDGASAHMEPSRDLEDERFQAALADAIANLPERERLVLALYYDEELNLKEIGEVLGVSESRVSQLHSQCAARLRGRLGEWRAR; the protein is encoded by the coding sequence ATGACCGCCAGTGGCATGAATCTTTACAAAAAGTCGGCGCGTGACGCGCAATACGAATTGATCGAGCGCTACGCGCCACTGGTCAAGCGCATTGCCTATCACTTGCTGGCACGCCTGCCGGCCAGCGTGCAGGTCGAAGACCTGATCCAGGCCGGGATGATCGGTTTGCTCGAAGTCTCGACCAAATACGACGCCAGCAAAGGCGCCAGTTTCGAAACGTACGCGGGCATTCGAATCCGCGGCGCGATGCTCGACGAAGTGCGCAAAGGGGACTGGGCGCCACGCTCGGTTCACCGTAATACCAGGATGGTCAGCGACGCGATTCGCTCGATTGAAGCTAAAACCGGCCGTGACGCTAAAGATCACGAGGTTGCGGCCGAACTCCAATTGAGTCTCGACGATTACTACGGGATTCTGAATGACACCTTGGGCAGTCGCCTGTTCAGTTTCGACGACCTGTTGCAGGACGGCGAACACGAAGGGCTGCACGAGGATGGCGCCAGTGCGCATATGGAGCCGTCACGCGATCTGGAAGATGAACGCTTCCAGGCGGCGCTGGCGGACGCGATTGCCAATTTGCCGGAGCGTGAGCGACTGGTGTTGGCGCTGTACTACGACGAAGAGCTGAACCTCAAGGAAATCGGTGAAGTCCTTGGCGTCAGTGAATCGCGGGTCAGCCAGTTACACAGCCAGTGCGCGGCCCGTCTGCGGGGGCGTTTGGGGGAGTGGCGAGCGCGCTGA
- the flhF gene encoding flagellar biosynthesis protein FlhF: protein MQVKRFFAADMRQAMKLVRDELGADAAIIGNRRIAGGVELTAALDYKLSALAPRVPNMELEDELRKTQSRIVTAQAELSLRGEADGNTNQQLFAGLPLTAGLPLTAAEPLSEPTYAAPARPAAAPAQASAGVDPRALESMRFELNSLRELMEVQLGTLAWNQLQGSRPAQANLYRRLQRIGLSGPLSRDLLAMITDIEEPRQAWRMLLAHLARMIAVPEVEPLEEGGVIAMVGPAGMGKTTTLAKLAARYVLKYGAQNVALVSMDSFRIGAQEQLKTLGRILNVPVTHVDPGQSLVQALDPLLRKRVVLIDTAGLQASDPALRMQLESLAGRGIRSKNYLVLATTSQKQVLTAAYHSYKRCGLAGCILTKLDETASLGEVLSLAISHELPVAYLTDGPRIPDDLHLPRRHQLVSRAVSVQMQEEPSEEAMADMFADIYHSPTKQVG from the coding sequence ATGCAAGTTAAGCGTTTTTTCGCCGCCGATATGCGTCAGGCCATGAAGCTGGTTCGCGATGAGCTGGGCGCTGATGCCGCCATCATCGGCAACCGCCGCATCGCCGGCGGCGTCGAGTTGACGGCGGCACTGGATTACAAATTGTCGGCGCTGGCACCACGGGTCCCGAACATGGAACTCGAAGACGAGCTGCGCAAGACCCAGTCGCGCATCGTCACCGCCCAGGCCGAGCTGAGCCTGCGTGGCGAAGCCGATGGCAACACCAATCAGCAGTTGTTCGCCGGGCTGCCATTGACCGCAGGCCTGCCGCTGACCGCTGCCGAGCCGCTGAGCGAGCCAACCTACGCTGCCCCGGCCCGTCCGGCCGCAGCCCCTGCGCAAGCTTCGGCGGGTGTCGATCCGCGAGCGCTGGAGTCGATGCGTTTTGAGTTGAACAGCCTGCGCGAGCTGATGGAAGTGCAGCTCGGCACCCTGGCCTGGAATCAGCTGCAAGGCAGCCGTCCGGCCCAGGCCAATCTGTATCGTCGTCTGCAGCGCATCGGCCTGTCCGGCCCGCTGTCGCGCGATCTGTTGGCGATGATTACCGATATCGAAGAGCCGCGTCAGGCCTGGCGCATGCTGCTGGCGCACCTGGCGCGGATGATTGCCGTACCGGAAGTCGAGCCGCTGGAAGAGGGCGGTGTGATTGCGATGGTCGGCCCCGCCGGCATGGGCAAGACCACCACGCTGGCCAAGCTGGCCGCGCGTTATGTGCTCAAGTACGGCGCGCAGAACGTTGCGCTGGTGAGCATGGACAGCTTTCGCATCGGCGCGCAGGAACAATTGAAAACCCTCGGCCGCATTCTCAATGTGCCGGTGACCCACGTCGATCCGGGCCAGTCGCTGGTGCAGGCATTGGATCCACTGCTACGCAAACGCGTGGTTTTGATCGATACTGCCGGGCTGCAAGCCAGTGATCCGGCGTTGCGCATGCAGCTCGAGAGCCTGGCCGGGCGTGGCATTCGCTCGAAAAATTATCTGGTCCTGGCAACCACCAGCCAGAAACAGGTTCTAACCGCCGCTTATCACAGTTACAAGCGTTGCGGGCTGGCCGGCTGCATCCTGACTAAACTGGATGAAACGGCCAGTCTCGGCGAAGTGTTGAGCCTGGCGATCAGTCATGAATTGCCGGTCGCGTACCTGACCGATGGCCCACGGATTCCGGATGATCTGCATCTGCCGCGCCGTCATCAACTGGTCAGCCGCGCCGTCAGCGTGCAAATGCAGGAAGAACCCAGCGAAGAAGCCATGGCTGACATGTTCGCTGATATCTATCACAGCCCGACCAAGCAGGTTGGCTGA
- a CDS encoding protein phosphatase CheZ — protein sequence MEHNESSQGDFESTLKKHAVELVESLEKGRFGDAVQLIHELNQTRDRGLYQEVGKLTRELHSAIVNFQIDPHMPQAEEVSQITDATERLGYVVKLTEAAANRTMDLVESATPVVNSLADEAQTLSADWGRFMRREVGAEEFRELARRVDGFLSRSSTDNRAVSSNLNDILLAQDYQDLTGQVIKRVTQLVTEVESNLLKLVLMASQVDRFAGIEHDRAAMLAEKDPQKHLSQGEGPQIHADKREDVVSGQDDVDDLLSSLGF from the coding sequence ATGGAGCATAACGAATCATCCCAGGGCGATTTCGAATCGACCCTGAAAAAACACGCGGTCGAACTGGTCGAAAGTCTTGAAAAAGGCAGGTTCGGCGACGCGGTGCAACTGATCCATGAGCTCAATCAGACCCGTGACCGCGGCCTGTATCAGGAAGTGGGCAAGCTCACACGTGAACTGCACAGTGCGATCGTCAATTTCCAGATCGATCCGCACATGCCGCAGGCCGAGGAAGTGTCGCAAATCACCGACGCCACCGAACGTCTGGGCTATGTGGTCAAGCTGACGGAAGCCGCGGCCAACCGCACCATGGATCTGGTGGAAAGCGCCACGCCGGTGGTCAACAGTCTGGCTGATGAAGCGCAGACGTTGAGCGCCGATTGGGGCCGCTTCATGCGTCGCGAGGTCGGGGCTGAAGAGTTCCGCGAACTGGCGCGCCGGGTCGACGGTTTTCTGTCACGCAGCAGCACGGACAACCGTGCGGTGTCGAGCAATCTCAACGACATCCTGCTGGCTCAGGATTACCAGGACCTCACCGGTCAGGTGATCAAGCGTGTGACCCAACTGGTCACCGAAGTCGAAAGCAATCTGCTCAAACTCGTGCTCATGGCCAGTCAGGTCGACCGCTTTGCGGGCATCGAACATGACCGCGCCGCAATGCTTGCCGAAAAAGATCCACAAAAACATCTCTCGCAGGGTGAAGGTCCGCAGATTCATGCCGATAAACGAGAAGACGTTGTGTCCGGTCAGGACGATGTGGACGATTTGTTATCCAGCCTTGGATTCTAG
- the fleN gene encoding flagellar synthesis regulator FleN, with amino-acid sequence MGSMHPVQVIAVTGGKGGVGKTNVSVNLSLALAELGRRVMLLDADLGLANVDVLLGLTPKRTLADVIEGRCELRDVLLQGPGGIRIVPAASGTQSMVHLSPAQHAGLIQAFSDIGDNLDVLVIDTAAGIGDSVVSFVRAAQEVLLVVCDEPTSITDAYALIKLLNRDYGMNRFRVLANMAQSPQEGRNLFAKLTKVTDRFLDVALQYVGAVPYDESVRKAVQKQRAVYEAFPRSKCALAFKAIAQKVDTWPLPANPRGHLEFFVERLVQQTAGPVI; translated from the coding sequence ATGGGCAGCATGCATCCCGTACAGGTGATCGCGGTGACCGGCGGCAAAGGTGGCGTCGGCAAGACTAACGTGTCAGTGAACTTGTCGCTGGCGCTGGCAGAGCTTGGCCGTCGGGTCATGCTGCTGGACGCCGACCTGGGCCTGGCAAATGTCGACGTTCTGCTGGGGCTGACACCCAAACGCACACTGGCCGACGTGATCGAAGGCCGTTGCGAATTGCGCGACGTGCTGTTGCAGGGGCCGGGCGGGATTCGCATCGTGCCGGCGGCCTCCGGCACGCAGAGCATGGTGCACCTGAGCCCGGCGCAACACGCCGGTCTGATCCAGGCGTTCAGCGACATCGGCGACAATCTCGACGTGCTGGTGATCGACACCGCTGCGGGTATCGGTGACTCGGTAGTCAGTTTCGTTCGCGCTGCGCAAGAGGTGTTGCTGGTGGTGTGCGATGAGCCGACTTCGATCACCGACGCCTACGCGCTGATCAAGTTGCTCAATCGCGACTACGGCATGAACCGCTTCCGCGTGCTGGCCAACATGGCGCAGAGCCCGCAGGAAGGGCGCAACCTGTTCGCCAAGTTGACCAAGGTCACGGATCGTTTTCTCGACGTCGCCCTACAATATGTCGGCGCCGTGCCTTACGACGAAAGTGTGCGCAAAGCGGTGCAGAAGCAGCGCGCCGTCTACGAAGCCTTTCCCCGTTCCAAGTGCGCGCTGGCCTTCAAGGCCATCGCCCAGAAGGTCGACACCTGGCCGCTGCCCGCCAACCCGCGCGGTCATCTGGAATTTTTCGTCGAGCGTCTCGTGCAGCAAACCGCAGGGCCTGTGATATGA
- a CDS encoding flagellar motor protein translates to MDVLSLIGLIMAFVAIIGGNYLEGGHLGALANGPAALIVLGGTVGAALLQSPMSAFKRAMQILAWIFFPPRVDLAGGIDRVVNWSLTARKEGLLGLEGVADAEPDSYSRKGLQLLVDGAEPEAIRSILEVDFYTQESRDIEAAKVFESMGGYAPTIGIIGAVMGLIHVMGNLADPSQLGNGIAVAFVATIYGVASANLILLPVAAKLKSIALRQSRYREMLLEGILSIAEGENPRSIELKLQGFMD, encoded by the coding sequence ATGGATGTTCTCAGCCTTATCGGCCTCATCATGGCGTTCGTCGCCATCATCGGCGGCAACTACCTTGAAGGCGGTCACCTCGGCGCACTGGCCAACGGCCCGGCAGCGCTGATCGTATTGGGCGGCACCGTCGGTGCTGCGCTGCTGCAGTCGCCGATGAGCGCGTTCAAGCGCGCCATGCAGATTCTCGCCTGGATCTTCTTTCCACCGCGTGTCGACCTGGCCGGTGGCATCGACCGCGTGGTCAATTGGAGCCTGACAGCGCGCAAGGAAGGTCTGCTCGGTCTCGAAGGAGTGGCCGATGCCGAACCTGACAGTTACTCGCGCAAGGGCCTGCAATTGTTGGTCGACGGCGCCGAGCCGGAAGCCATTCGCAGCATTCTCGAAGTGGATTTCTACACCCAGGAATCACGTGATATCGAAGCGGCCAAAGTGTTCGAAAGCATGGGCGGCTACGCGCCGACCATCGGCATCATCGGTGCGGTGATGGGCCTGATTCACGTGATGGGCAACCTCGCCGATCCGTCGCAACTGGGTAACGGCATTGCCGTGGCTTTCGTCGCGACGATCTACGGCGTGGCCAGTGCCAACCTGATCCTCTTGCCGGTCGCGGCCAAGCTCAAGTCCATCGCATTGCGGCAGTCGCGTTATCGCGAAATGTTGCTGGAAGGAATCCTGTCGATCGCCGAAGGTGAAAACCCGCGCTCTATCGAGCTGAAGCTTCAGGGCTTCATGGATTGA
- a CDS encoding protein-glutamate methylesterase/protein-glutamine glutaminase, with amino-acid sequence MAVKVLVVDDSGFFRRRVSEILSADPSIQVVGTATNGKEAIDQAMALKPDVITMDYEMPMMDGITAVRHIMQRCPTPVLMFSSLTHEGARVTLDALDAGAVDFLPKNFEDISRNPEKVKQLLCEKVHSISRSNRRFSAYSAPAPAAAPAPTPAPAASSYSSQSSHSSPVPARPAPAPARASAASASASAPKRKAYKLVAIGTSTGGPVALQRVLTQLPANFPAPIVLIQHMPAAFTKAFAERLDKLCRISVKEAEDGDILRPGLALLAPGGKQMMIDGRGAVKILPGDERLNYKPCVDITFGSAAKSYGDKVLAVVLTGMGADGREGARLLKQGGSSVWAQDEASCVIYGMPMAIVKADLADAVYGLDDIGKHIVEACI; translated from the coding sequence ATGGCAGTCAAAGTCCTGGTGGTGGACGATTCGGGTTTTTTCCGCCGCCGCGTCTCGGAAATTCTTTCGGCGGATCCGAGCATCCAGGTGGTCGGCACGGCCACCAACGGTAAAGAGGCGATCGATCAGGCCATGGCGCTCAAGCCTGACGTGATCACCATGGACTACGAGATGCCGATGATGGACGGCATCACGGCAGTGCGGCACATCATGCAGCGCTGCCCGACCCCGGTGTTGATGTTCTCCTCGCTGACGCACGAAGGCGCCCGGGTGACCCTGGATGCGCTGGACGCCGGCGCGGTGGATTTCCTGCCGAAGAATTTCGAAGACATCTCGCGCAACCCCGAGAAGGTCAAGCAGCTGCTGTGCGAGAAAGTCCACAGCATCTCGCGCAGCAATCGTCGTTTCAGTGCCTACAGCGCGCCGGCTCCCGCCGCTGCGCCAGCGCCGACGCCTGCCCCGGCAGCGTCGAGCTACAGCAGCCAAAGCAGCCACAGCAGCCCTGTGCCGGCGCGTCCGGCTCCTGCGCCTGCTCGTGCATCCGCTGCCAGCGCTTCGGCGTCGGCCCCGAAACGCAAGGCCTACAAACTGGTTGCCATCGGTACTTCGACGGGCGGACCGGTTGCGCTGCAACGCGTGCTGACGCAATTGCCGGCGAATTTCCCGGCGCCGATCGTCCTGATCCAGCACATGCCGGCAGCGTTTACCAAGGCGTTTGCCGAACGTCTCGACAAGCTCTGCCGCATCAGCGTCAAGGAAGCCGAGGATGGCGACATCCTGCGTCCGGGCCTGGCGCTGCTGGCGCCGGGTGGCAAGCAGATGATGATCGACGGCCGTGGCGCGGTGAAGATTTTGCCGGGCGACGAGCGTCTGAATTACAAGCCGTGCGTTGACATCACTTTCGGTTCTGCAGCCAAGTCCTACGGCGACAAAGTTCTGGCAGTGGTGCTGACCGGCATGGGCGCCGACGGTCGCGAAGGCGCGCGTCTGCTCAAGCAGGGCGGCAGCTCGGTGTGGGCGCAAGATGAGGCAAGCTGCGTGATCTACGGCATGCCGATGGCCATCGTCAAAGCCGATCTGGCTGACGCGGTGTACGGTCTGGACGACATCGGCAAGCACATCGTCGAGGCGTGTATCTGA
- a CDS encoding chemotaxis response regulator CheY has protein sequence MKILIVDDFSTMRRIIKNLLRDLGFTNTVEADDGTTAIPVLNSGSIDFLVTDWNMPGMTGIDLLRHVRADEKLKHLPVLMVTAEAKREQIIEAAQAGVNGYVVKPFTAQALKDKIEKIFERIG, from the coding sequence ATGAAAATCCTCATCGTTGATGACTTCTCAACGATGCGGCGGATCATCAAGAACCTGCTGCGCGATCTTGGGTTCACCAACACCGTCGAGGCCGACGATGGCACCACTGCCATTCCGGTGCTCAACAGCGGCAGCATCGACTTTCTGGTAACGGACTGGAACATGCCGGGCATGACCGGTATCGACCTGCTGCGCCACGTGCGTGCCGATGAAAAACTCAAGCACCTCCCGGTGTTGATGGTGACTGCCGAAGCCAAGCGCGAGCAGATCATCGAGGCCGCTCAGGCCGGTGTGAACGGTTACGTGGTCAAACCTTTCACGGCTCAAGCGTTGAAAGACAAAATCGAGAAGATTTTCGAACGCATCGGCTGA
- the flhA gene encoding flagellar biosynthesis protein FlhA, whose protein sequence is MDRTQLFNTARTNVADLSRGNLGVPLLLLVMLAMMMLPVPPFLLDVFFTFNIALSIVVLLVCVYALRPLDFAVFPTILLVATLLRLALNVASTRVVMLHGQDGHAAAGKVIQAFGEVVIGGNYVVGIVVFAILMIINFVVVTKGAGRISEVSARFTLDAMPGKQMAIDADLNAGLIDQNQAKMRRQEVAQEAEFYGSMDGASKFVRGDAIAGLLILFINLIGGMAVGIFQHGMSFGDAGRVYALLTIGDGLVAQLPSLLLSTAAAIMVTRASGSEDMGKQINRQMFASPKALAVAAGLMAVMGLVPGMPHFSFLTMAALAAGGAYLFWKKQNVAKVVALEEVKRQQELLPSPARAMETKELGWDDVTPIDMIGLEVGYRLIPLVDRNQGGQLLARIKGVRKKLSQDLGFLMPTVHIRDNLDLAPSAYRLTLMGVILAEAEIYPDRELAINPGQVYGSLNGINAKDPAFGLEAVWIEISQRAQAQSLGYTVVDASTVVATHLNQILYKHSSELIGHEEVQQLMQLLAKSSPKLAEELVPGVVSLSQLLKVLQALLAEHVPVRDIRSIAEAIANNAAKSQDTAALVAAVRVGVSRAIVQSIVGTESELPVITLEPRLEQILLNSLQKAGQGSEEGVLLEPSMAEKLQRSLIEAAQRQEMQGQPVILLVAGPIRAMLSRFGRLAVPGLHVLAYQEVPDNKQVTIVATVGPNG, encoded by the coding sequence GTGGATCGCACTCAGTTATTCAATACAGCACGCACCAACGTTGCCGACCTCAGTCGAGGCAATCTGGGCGTGCCGTTGTTGCTGCTGGTGATGCTGGCGATGATGATGTTGCCGGTGCCGCCGTTCCTGCTCGACGTCTTCTTTACCTTCAACATTGCCCTGTCCATCGTCGTCCTGCTGGTCTGCGTGTATGCGCTGCGGCCGCTGGATTTCGCGGTGTTCCCGACCATTCTGCTGGTGGCGACGCTGCTGCGCCTGGCCCTGAACGTGGCCTCGACGCGAGTGGTGATGCTCCACGGTCAGGACGGCCACGCCGCGGCCGGTAAGGTGATTCAGGCCTTCGGTGAGGTGGTGATCGGCGGTAACTACGTGGTCGGTATCGTGGTCTTCGCGATTCTGATGATCATCAACTTCGTCGTGGTGACCAAGGGCGCCGGGCGGATTTCCGAGGTGAGCGCGCGCTTCACCCTCGATGCCATGCCCGGCAAACAAATGGCGATCGACGCCGACCTCAACGCTGGCCTGATCGACCAGAACCAGGCCAAAATGCGCCGTCAGGAAGTCGCCCAGGAGGCCGAGTTCTACGGTTCGATGGACGGTGCCAGCAAGTTCGTCCGTGGTGACGCCATCGCCGGTTTGCTGATTCTGTTCATCAACCTTATCGGCGGCATGGCGGTCGGTATCTTCCAGCACGGCATGAGCTTCGGCGACGCCGGCCGGGTTTACGCTTTGTTGACCATCGGTGACGGTTTGGTGGCGCAATTGCCATCACTGTTGTTATCGACAGCGGCGGCGATCATGGTGACCCGTGCTTCCGGCTCGGAAGACATGGGCAAGCAGATCAACCGCCAGATGTTCGCCTCGCCGAAAGCGCTGGCCGTAGCCGCTGGTTTGATGGCGGTGATGGGCCTGGTGCCGGGCATGCCGCACTTCTCCTTCCTGACCATGGCAGCGCTGGCTGCGGGCGGCGCGTACCTGTTCTGGAAGAAGCAGAACGTCGCCAAGGTCGTGGCCCTGGAAGAGGTCAAGCGTCAGCAGGAACTGCTGCCGTCGCCGGCCCGCGCCATGGAAACCAAAGAACTGGGCTGGGATGACGTCACGCCGATCGACATGATTGGCCTGGAAGTCGGCTATCGCCTGATTCCGCTGGTGGACCGCAATCAGGGTGGGCAATTGCTCGCGCGGATCAAGGGCGTGCGCAAGAAGCTCTCGCAGGATCTGGGCTTCCTGATGCCGACCGTGCACATCCGCGACAACCTCGATCTGGCGCCGAGCGCTTACCGCCTGACCCTGATGGGCGTGATTCTCGCCGAGGCCGAGATCTACCCGGATCGCGAACTGGCGATCAACCCCGGCCAGGTCTACGGCTCGCTCAACGGTATCAACGCCAAAGATCCGGCTTTTGGCCTCGAGGCGGTATGGATCGAAATCAGCCAGCGCGCCCAGGCGCAATCGCTCGGCTACACCGTGGTTGACGCCAGCACCGTGGTCGCCACGCACTTGAACCAGATTCTCTACAAGCACTCCAGTGAGCTGATCGGCCACGAGGAAGTGCAGCAACTCATGCAATTGCTGGCCAAGAGCTCGCCGAAACTGGCTGAAGAGCTGGTGCCGGGGGTGGTTTCGCTGTCGCAGTTGCTCAAGGTCCTGCAAGCGCTGCTCGCCGAACACGTGCCGGTGCGCGACATTCGCAGCATCGCCGAGGCGATCGCGAACAACGCCGCCAAGAGTCAAGATACCGCCGCTCTGGTCGCTGCTGTGCGGGTCGGGGTATCCCGCGCCATCGTCCAAAGCATTGTAGGCACTGAGTCCGAGCTGCCTGTGATCACATTGGAACCAAGGTTGGAACAGATATTGCTCAATAGTCTGCAGAAGGCAGGACAAGGCTCGGAAGAGGGCGTTCTGCTGGAGCCAAGCATGGCCGAGAAGCTGCAGCGTTCGTTGATCGAAGCGGCCCAGCGGCAGGAAATGCAAGGCCAACCGGTGATCCTGCTGGTGGCAGGCCCGATTCGCGCGATGCTCTCGCGCTTTGGCCGCCTCGCAGTCCCTGGGCTGCATGTGCTGGCCTACCAGGAAGTACCGGACAACAAGCAAGTGACCATCGTTGCGACAGTAGGGCCCAACGGCTGA